A genomic region of Papaver somniferum cultivar HN1 chromosome 7, ASM357369v1, whole genome shotgun sequence contains the following coding sequences:
- the LOC113298750 gene encoding GDSL esterase/lipase At5g03810-like, whose amino-acid sequence MLASLTFITLTKCPTMGFSRKCFSCTSLLLLLLLHLLVTLFPVCHGQLVPGFFIFGDSVVDVGNNNNLYTLVKANFPPYGRDYTSHSPTGRFCNGKLATDFTAENLGFTSYPPAYLSAEAKGKHLFKGANFASGASGYFDGTAQLYRAISLTQQLQYYKEYQGKLVKIAGQAKATSIISGSIYLISAGSSDFVQNYYINPALYQTYTPDQFSAELQKNVYTFIQNLYGLGARRIGVTSLPPIGCLPAAITLFGSGNNQCVDRMNQDAVSFNSKLKNTVDGLQKKFSGLKMVTFDIYQPLLDLVSKPSEHGFFETRKACCGTGTIETSLLCNARTAGTCSNATGYVFWDGFHPSEAANKILADDLLTQGIDLIG is encoded by the exons ATGCTGGCTAGCCTAACTTTCATTACTCTTACCAAGTGTCCAACCATGGGTTTCTCAAGAAAGTGTTTCTCGtgcacttctcttcttcttcttcttcttcttcatcttcttgttactCTTTTCCCTGTTTGTCATGGCCAACTTGTACCTGGTTTTTTCATCTTTGGTGATTCTGTTGTTGATGTTGGTAACAACAATAACCTTTACACTCTAGTCAAAGCTAACTTCCCTCCTTATGGAAGAGATTACACTTCTCACTCCCCAACTGGAAGGTTTTGCAATGGAAAGCTGGCCACTGACTTTACTG CTGAAAACCTTGGTTTCACTTCATACCCACCTGCTTATCTTAGTGCTGAAGCCAAAGGAAAACATCTCTTCAAAGGAGCCAACTTTGCTTCTGGTGCTTCTGGTTATTTTGATGGAACTGCACAATTATAT CGTGCAATTTCATTGACACAACAGTTACAGTATTACAAGGAGTATCAAGGAAAATTGGTAAAGATTGCAGGGCAAGCTAAAGCTACTTCGATAATCTCTGGTTCAATCTACTTGATAAGTGCTGGTAGTAGTGACTTTGTTCAGAACTACTACATCAATCCGGCTCTGTACCAAACTTATACACCTGATCAGTTCTCAGCTGAACTCCAAAAAAATGTTTATACCTTTATTCAG AATCTATATGGGTTAGGAGCAAGGAGAATTGGAGTAACATCATTACCACCGATTGGATGTTTGCCAGCAGCAATTACTTTGTTTGGTTCTGGGAATAATCAGTGTGTGGATAGGATGAACCAAgatgcagtttcattcaatagcAAACTCAAGAACACTGTTGATGGTCTGCAAAAGAAGTTTTCTGGCCTTAAAATGGTCACCTTTGATATCTACCAACCTCTTCTGGATCTCGTCAGCAAACCATCCGAGCATG GGTTTTTCGAGACGAGGAAAGCATGTTGTGGGACAGGAACGATCGAGACGTCACTGTTATGCAACGCAAGGACTGCTGGAACTTGTTCGAATGCTACTGGGTATGTGTTTTGGGATGGATTTCATCCATCAGAAGCTGCAAACAAGATCTTAGCTGATGATCTTCTTACTCAAGGGATCGACCTTATCGGCTAA